One Candidatus Lernaella stagnicola DNA window includes the following coding sequences:
- a CDS encoding glycosyltransferase — MPRPPRILFLANWPHTARNTAQYAFFAHWRSRPRVRFFGTFNLGAWTRFEKQRLKFYILQPLVALFLAPFYDAVVAFSTQSGLPFALLLRVCFWMRTKLIILDVETMGRVNAGAKLSLVRFAARRIDHLVYAASGQTAYYDRHLPFLRHRRSYVPIGIGAYEKRHDFAAGCDGPILALGKHGRAFRDWATLLRAYAKLDQPPPLRIIGREQLPPAERDNVPVPSGVEFVPYMPLERLQDEVETTRFVVLPLPERGQSLGQLSILFCMAVGKAVVAADVLGVRDYLEPGRTGLSYHPGDADELAAAMAELLADPDRAVVMGRESQGRQRDLFADEKMGRRWEEIFARTTGFRLPDEP, encoded by the coding sequence ATGCCGCGCCCCCCGCGAATTCTGTTCCTGGCGAACTGGCCGCACACCGCCCGTAACACGGCGCAATACGCCTTCTTCGCCCATTGGCGCAGCCGCCCCCGCGTGCGCTTTTTCGGCACCTTCAACCTCGGCGCCTGGACCCGCTTCGAAAAGCAGCGGCTGAAATTTTACATTCTTCAACCACTCGTCGCCTTATTCCTCGCGCCGTTTTACGATGCCGTCGTCGCCTTTTCGACCCAAAGCGGACTACCCTTCGCCCTGCTGCTGCGCGTGTGTTTTTGGATGCGCACCAAGCTGATCATCCTGGATGTGGAAACCATGGGCCGCGTGAATGCCGGCGCGAAACTGAGCCTCGTGCGCTTCGCCGCGCGGCGCATCGACCACCTCGTCTACGCCGCCTCCGGCCAGACGGCCTACTATGACCGCCACCTTCCGTTCCTTCGTCACCGCCGCAGCTACGTACCCATCGGCATCGGCGCGTACGAAAAACGACACGACTTCGCCGCCGGCTGCGACGGGCCGATCCTCGCCCTGGGCAAACACGGGCGGGCGTTTCGCGATTGGGCCACACTCCTGCGGGCATATGCCAAGCTCGACCAGCCGCCGCCCCTGCGCATCATCGGCCGCGAGCAGTTGCCGCCCGCCGAACGCGACAACGTTCCCGTGCCGTCGGGCGTCGAGTTCGTGCCCTACATGCCCCTCGAGCGCCTGCAGGACGAAGTCGAAACCACGCGCTTCGTCGTGCTGCCGCTGCCCGAACGCGGGCAGAGCCTCGGCCAGCTTTCGATCCTGTTTTGCATGGCCGTCGGTAAGGCCGTTGTCGCCGCCGACGTGCTGGGCGTCCGCGACTACCTCGAACCCGGGCGCACCGGCCTGTCGTATCACCCCGGCGACGCCGACGAACTCGCGGCTGCGATGGCCGAACTGCTGGCCGATCCCGACCGCGCCGTCGTCATGGGAAGGGAGTCGCAAGGCCGTCAGCGGGATCTGTTTGCCGATGAAAAGATGGGCCGTCGCTGGGAAGAGATATTCGCCCGTACTACCGGTTTTCGCCTGCCCGACGAGCCGTGA
- a CDS encoding O-antigen ligase family protein yields MDRGVEAGSQALTRVPRQVFDVLVMMTGAVVLLYLFVNKNHYYAIGFVVVLFAVLFLMRRPVLLSYSLFALIPIYWVNLLGRSLRVITVLTLIGFAYYFVVVVVRRKIPRYNTVFLAFGLYLFTCAYSLLNSVMIVGASWPGMKYFLLALALFSVLVVSIEDRNQIKWLFVIFIAWGVLESILGAMQTFVSPKFYIARTWVSIIDAYSVGGVRRASGTFQIGPRYAMFLMGPLAIVVAGMLSGRVLKRRTWALLLVPFVVGIFVSLTRIAIALSFFYILLFHVFERRRQAVLASIAGLLVAVVMVGAITMAIPDDARRALAQRFSDKDDEVYMDRLFFLWNALGAFTEHPVLGIGVGTYELRSWEFMQKYPVPWRELSWDVASQWNMPETVPVHNEYGRMLAEQGIFSVPIFLFLIYVALRNLLYAFRHTRDELIRLFSSGTAMYLAALAIYWFFHEYFMEEPYISVTPFALSVILYNLVRKEQEKADAAPPANSVPGELAAHRP; encoded by the coding sequence ATGGACCGCGGCGTCGAAGCCGGTAGCCAGGCGTTGACGCGCGTGCCGCGGCAGGTTTTTGATGTGTTGGTCATGATGACCGGCGCGGTGGTACTGCTTTATCTCTTCGTCAACAAGAACCACTATTACGCCATCGGTTTCGTGGTCGTGCTGTTCGCGGTGCTCTTTTTGATGCGGCGGCCCGTGTTGCTTAGCTACAGCCTGTTCGCGCTTATTCCGATTTACTGGGTCAACTTGCTGGGTCGCAGCCTGCGCGTGATCACCGTGTTGACGCTGATCGGCTTTGCCTACTATTTCGTGGTGGTCGTCGTCCGGCGCAAGATACCGCGCTACAACACCGTCTTTCTTGCGTTCGGCTTGTATCTGTTCACGTGCGCTTACAGCCTGCTGAATTCCGTGATGATCGTGGGGGCGTCCTGGCCGGGCATGAAGTACTTTCTCCTCGCGCTGGCGCTGTTTTCTGTGTTGGTCGTGAGCATCGAAGACCGCAACCAAATCAAATGGCTGTTCGTAATTTTCATCGCCTGGGGCGTGCTCGAATCGATTCTCGGCGCGATGCAAACCTTCGTGTCGCCGAAATTTTATATCGCGCGCACCTGGGTTTCGATCATCGATGCCTACAGCGTCGGCGGCGTGCGGCGTGCCTCCGGCACCTTCCAGATCGGGCCGCGCTATGCCATGTTCCTGATGGGGCCGCTTGCCATCGTCGTGGCGGGTATGCTTTCCGGGCGGGTACTCAAACGCCGGACTTGGGCGCTCCTGTTGGTTCCCTTTGTCGTGGGCATTTTCGTCAGCCTGACTCGTATCGCCATCGCCTTGAGCTTTTTCTACATCCTGCTATTTCATGTTTTCGAGCGGCGCCGGCAAGCGGTGCTGGCCAGTATTGCCGGGCTCCTTGTGGCGGTGGTGATGGTCGGCGCCATCACCATGGCCATCCCGGATGACGCCAGGCGCGCGCTCGCTCAACGCTTCAGCGACAAAGACGACGAAGTCTACATGGACCGCCTTTTCTTCCTTTGGAACGCGCTGGGCGCCTTCACCGAACACCCCGTGCTGGGTATCGGCGTGGGCACCTACGAACTGCGATCGTGGGAGTTCATGCAAAAGTACCCGGTGCCGTGGCGGGAACTCAGTTGGGACGTGGCCAGCCAGTGGAACATGCCCGAGACGGTGCCGGTCCACAACGAATACGGGCGAATGCTGGCCGAGCAGGGAATTTTCTCCGTTCCGATTTTCCTGTTCCTGATCTACGTGGCGCTGCGCAACCTGCTTTACGCCTTTCGCCACACGCGAGATGAGCTGATCCGATTATTCTCCTCCGGTACCGCGATGTACCTCGCGGCGCTGGCGATTTACTGGTTCTTTCACGAGTATTTCATGGAGGAGCCGTACATCTCGGTCACACCGTTCGCGCTGAGCGTGATTTTGTACAACCTCGTGCGTAAGGAGCAAGAGAAGGCCGATGCCGCGCCCCCCGCGAATTCTGTTCCTGGCGAACTGGCCGCACACCGCCCGTAA
- a CDS encoding GDSL-type esterase/lipase family protein, with the protein MKRRLLKISMAIAVLLVLLIAAEIGLRSIGVGYRALVQTPPARFSPQARVRLLAIGDSFTFGIGADGPASYPDQLQRLLDEEFGPGACEVINWGLPAQNSSEALLALSAAFESGMRPDFVLVAVGINNYWNWHLASAFLPGDEPLSRIHAALSGSRLWRLAAVALSGGPMAAGRLYAKNDESDRNSPWFANIRDTNPPWLSAWIASDLSGMRDVCLQHDARPVWINYHAPSPATFAAWSRFADDPDVLLVDARFDKPDPALLSADRWHPNAAGYARVAAVIAEALRGEITARRAGENR; encoded by the coding sequence GTGAAGCGCCGCCTGCTTAAAATCTCCATGGCGATAGCGGTTTTGCTTGTTTTGCTGATCGCGGCGGAAATCGGCCTGCGCTCGATCGGCGTGGGGTATCGGGCCCTAGTGCAAACACCGCCGGCGCGCTTTTCGCCGCAGGCCCGCGTGCGCCTGCTGGCCATCGGCGACAGTTTCACCTTCGGCATCGGGGCGGACGGCCCGGCGAGCTACCCGGATCAACTGCAGCGCCTTCTCGACGAGGAATTCGGGCCCGGTGCGTGCGAAGTCATCAATTGGGGTCTGCCGGCGCAGAATAGTTCCGAAGCCCTGCTGGCGTTATCCGCCGCGTTCGAGAGCGGTATGCGGCCCGATTTCGTGCTCGTGGCGGTGGGCATCAACAACTATTGGAACTGGCACCTGGCGTCGGCTTTTCTGCCCGGCGATGAACCGCTGAGCCGCATTCACGCCGCGTTGTCCGGATCGCGCTTGTGGCGCCTAGCGGCGGTGGCGCTCAGTGGCGGGCCGATGGCGGCGGGACGGCTTTACGCCAAGAACGACGAGAGTGATCGCAACAGCCCGTGGTTCGCCAACATCCGCGATACCAATCCGCCGTGGCTGAGCGCGTGGATCGCGAGCGATCTGAGCGGGATGCGCGATGTGTGTCTGCAGCACGACGCGCGACCGGTGTGGATCAACTACCATGCGCCGAGCCCCGCCACCTTCGCGGCGTGGAGCCGGTTTGCCGACGATCCCGATGTACTGTTGGTCGACGCTCGTTTTGACAAGCCCGATCCCGCCCTGCTTTCCGCCGACAGGTGGCACCCGAACGCCGCGGGTTACGCCCGCGTCGCCGCTGTTATCGCCGAAGCACTGCGGGGTGAAATCACGGCTCGTCGGGCAGGCGAAAACCGGTAG
- a CDS encoding radical SAM protein has protein sequence MAVTLLGNGPELHDRLAGAAGDFSRIEPLLPTADEVLVAARRTNVFHLAAITQYAVERRGGRVEVPPLDPHPVSNLPQRFGQHLSLLQRAAAPYQVRVMIDDAVLPQLLAHVACRADPHNETDLLRVLGVVCDTALVGPHWFVFEVINRCNAHCRFCNIHSPRRQPASDFLNAKLPFAVFESTCRDLARMGTDGVTILANGEPTLHPDFARMITTARDCGLRVNFFTNGLLLDEAKAELVVRDEVDEMFCTVSAATPETYAELHGDAGAPEWRKLLANLRRLFEVRRLAGHGKPTAWMVNVICAPNAREILAMADLAGELGFDGFRPQLLRVDDYNRDLALTPEDVAYLQSVQGELESRLAAKGVELWDSYAPQLRHAGDNPDLWSGDEFIDHGCFVGYSLGLAKSNGDLSFCCTVKPVANLADGSFRQHWAGGLYHRARLSAKNLRVAGDLRLLDGKTLYTEACHHCDNHDINRRMHEMMDRYDMWRFLA, from the coding sequence ATGGCCGTGACGCTGCTGGGCAACGGTCCGGAATTGCACGATCGTCTGGCGGGCGCGGCGGGCGATTTCTCACGCATCGAGCCGCTGTTGCCGACCGCCGACGAAGTGCTGGTCGCGGCCCGGCGGACCAACGTGTTTCACCTGGCGGCCATCACGCAATACGCGGTCGAGCGACGCGGCGGGCGTGTCGAGGTGCCACCGCTCGACCCACATCCCGTGTCCAACCTGCCGCAACGTTTCGGCCAACATCTATCGCTGTTGCAGCGCGCCGCGGCTCCCTATCAAGTGCGCGTGATGATCGACGACGCCGTCCTGCCGCAACTTCTCGCCCACGTCGCCTGCCGGGCCGACCCGCACAACGAAACCGATTTGCTGCGGGTGCTGGGCGTGGTCTGCGACACGGCGCTGGTCGGGCCTCACTGGTTCGTGTTCGAAGTGATTAACCGATGCAACGCCCACTGCCGCTTCTGCAACATTCATTCGCCCCGCCGTCAGCCGGCATCCGATTTTCTAAACGCGAAGTTGCCATTTGCCGTGTTTGAAAGCACTTGCCGCGACCTCGCCCGCATGGGCACCGACGGCGTGACGATTTTGGCCAACGGTGAACCGACGCTGCACCCGGATTTCGCGCGCATGATCACGACCGCGCGCGATTGCGGATTGCGGGTGAACTTCTTCACCAACGGCTTGCTGCTGGATGAGGCGAAGGCCGAGTTAGTCGTTCGCGACGAGGTCGATGAGATGTTCTGCACCGTCAGCGCGGCCACGCCGGAGACCTACGCCGAGTTGCACGGCGACGCCGGCGCGCCCGAGTGGCGCAAGCTGCTGGCGAATCTGCGGCGTTTGTTTGAGGTTCGGCGCCTCGCCGGGCACGGCAAGCCGACCGCGTGGATGGTCAATGTGATTTGCGCGCCCAATGCGCGGGAAATCCTGGCGATGGCCGACCTGGCGGGCGAACTTGGTTTCGACGGTTTCCGGCCGCAGCTATTGCGCGTCGATGACTACAACCGCGACCTCGCCCTGACGCCCGAGGATGTTGCCTACCTGCAAAGCGTGCAGGGCGAGCTGGAATCGCGGCTGGCGGCCAAGGGCGTGGAGCTTTGGGATTCCTATGCCCCCCAACTGCGGCATGCGGGCGACAACCCAGACCTGTGGTCGGGAGATGAGTTCATCGACCACGGGTGTTTCGTCGGCTACTCGCTGGGGTTGGCCAAGAGCAACGGCGATTTGTCGTTTTGCTGCACGGTCAAACCCGTGGCGAACCTGGCCGACGGGTCCTTCCGACAACATTGGGCGGGCGGCCTCTATCACCGCGCGCGGCTGAGCGCGAAGAACCTGCGCGTCGCGGGCGACCTGCGCCTGCTGGACGGCAAGACGCTCTACACCGAAGCCTGCCACCACTGCGACAACCACGACATCAATCGCCGTATGCACGAAATGATGGACCGTTACGACATGTGGAGGTTTCTGGCGTGA
- a CDS encoding radical SAM protein, protein MTTLRLYSDGPADHDPQSPSMAFAEIVARLRDGAAATVVPTPSNLWRLGRVARFALSLRGQGTALPDFAPAGHERLGKPFAEHLKRLRTLLADTPVTIGDASVELGELLQTYDAAYTPGTRPNLLRLLGALTDGCFIGPHTFHLDVANTCNTNCIFCGLHSPLLVEPSQPTRGRRFTEGWKTRRVDLRIFEDLVHDLAEIGTREDILFSGEGEPLTHPDFFEMVRLVRGKDLALTVFSNGLAIDDAASDLFVDTDLNILYWSLSAASPQTFAKLQPAHGPEKFAPMLQAIRDLAAKKKAKNHKPYIIQAHVINRINAHECEAAMDLAIDVGVDAVRYQVMHQCGAGMADLLITAEQFRDVTAQIDRARLKAEKHGIEIVANIDFQLERVGDTFTMPSDVAPFHWSHGLYENTGCLAGWFFSRSFTDGRVSFCCHDKIVGSLFRGRFKDLWFSERYRKLRQAAKAFDLSVNPDLVDESCGGPLLGPDCSYCGNYEFINQALNDLDRLGMRHLLTRETPQWP, encoded by the coding sequence ATGACGACGCTTCGACTCTATAGCGACGGCCCGGCGGATCACGATCCGCAGTCGCCGTCGATGGCCTTTGCCGAGATCGTCGCCCGCCTGCGCGACGGCGCCGCGGCGACGGTCGTGCCCACGCCGAGCAACCTATGGCGCCTGGGCCGCGTCGCGCGTTTTGCGTTGTCGTTGCGCGGGCAAGGGACGGCGCTGCCGGACTTTGCGCCCGCCGGGCACGAGCGCCTGGGCAAGCCTTTCGCCGAACATCTCAAGAGACTGCGAACGCTGCTTGCCGACACGCCCGTAACGATCGGCGACGCGAGCGTCGAACTCGGTGAATTGCTGCAGACCTATGATGCGGCGTACACGCCCGGCACCCGCCCCAACCTGCTGCGCCTACTCGGCGCGCTGACCGATGGCTGCTTCATCGGGCCGCACACTTTTCACTTGGACGTGGCCAACACGTGCAACACGAACTGCATCTTCTGCGGTCTGCATTCGCCGCTGCTGGTCGAGCCAAGTCAGCCGACGCGCGGGCGACGTTTCACCGAAGGGTGGAAGACCCGGCGCGTGGACTTGCGGATTTTCGAAGACCTCGTACACGACCTGGCCGAGATCGGAACACGCGAAGACATCTTGTTTTCCGGCGAAGGCGAACCGCTGACCCATCCGGATTTCTTCGAGATGGTGCGCCTGGTGCGCGGCAAGGATCTGGCGCTGACCGTGTTTTCCAACGGCCTGGCGATCGACGACGCGGCGTCGGATTTGTTCGTGGATACGGACCTGAACATTCTGTATTGGTCGTTGTCGGCCGCTTCGCCGCAAACCTTCGCCAAGTTGCAGCCGGCTCACGGCCCGGAAAAGTTCGCGCCGATGCTCCAGGCAATTCGGGATTTGGCGGCCAAAAAAAAGGCGAAGAACCACAAGCCGTACATCATTCAGGCGCACGTGATCAATCGCATCAACGCCCACGAATGCGAAGCCGCGATGGACCTGGCGATCGACGTCGGTGTCGATGCGGTGCGCTATCAAGTCATGCATCAGTGCGGCGCGGGCATGGCGGATCTGCTGATCACGGCCGAACAATTTCGTGACGTGACGGCGCAGATCGATCGCGCACGGCTCAAGGCCGAGAAGCACGGCATCGAGATCGTCGCCAATATCGATTTCCAACTCGAACGCGTCGGCGACACCTTTACGATGCCCAGCGACGTGGCGCCCTTTCATTGGAGCCACGGCCTGTATGAGAACACCGGCTGCCTGGCCGGTTGGTTTTTCAGCCGCAGTTTCACCGACGGGCGCGTCAGTTTCTGTTGCCACGACAAGATCGTCGGCTCGCTGTTTCGCGGGCGTTTCAAAGACCTGTGGTTCTCTGAGCGGTACCGCAAGCTACGGCAGGCGGCGAAAGCCTTCGACCTGTCGGTCAATCCGGATTTGGTCGACGAGAGTTGCGGCGGGCCGCTGCTCGGGCCGGACTGCAGCTACTGCGGCAACTACGAATTCATCAATCAGGCGCTAAACGACCTGGACCGCTTGGGCATGCGGCATTTGTTGACGCGGGAGACGCCGCAATGGCCGTGA
- a CDS encoding glycosyltransferase family 4 protein produces MARVLTLFNRPRGERFAAAEAGCCPDELLYGTRTLRARGWDVVTTDLGFGSYFGGRLLKGVDNALSRGGRRTGFHLKQAWRVRRLCREVDLIFATADSSGLPVLFLQALGLFDTPVVYSSIGLAETFGEPAGVIYWMYRKLLLRARRILVYAEAEAAALTRVFHLPPGLVRFVPFGVETDFFAATPPGPGAPLAFGLDHRRDWPALFAAAAELETELDVVTNPDLVRGLAVPRNVRLHASEPVDALRERLRRAPFVILPVRENNYSGGTISLLQSMAAGRAVIVSQTQAITGGYGLRDDENCLLVPPGDVPALARAMTRLSREPTTAARLGGAAARHVREHLDIQQWATTVEETWREALA; encoded by the coding sequence ATGGCGCGCGTTCTGACCCTTTTCAATCGACCGCGCGGCGAACGATTTGCCGCTGCGGAAGCCGGGTGCTGCCCCGACGAGTTGCTCTACGGGACGCGCACTCTGCGCGCGCGCGGCTGGGACGTGGTCACGACCGATCTCGGCTTCGGGAGTTACTTCGGCGGGCGTCTGCTCAAGGGCGTGGATAATGCGCTTAGTCGCGGCGGGCGCCGCACGGGGTTTCATCTGAAACAAGCGTGGCGTGTGCGCCGCTTGTGCCGCGAAGTCGACCTCATTTTCGCCACGGCCGACAGCTCGGGCCTCCCGGTGCTTTTTCTGCAGGCGCTCGGCCTGTTTGACACGCCGGTCGTCTACAGTTCCATCGGTCTGGCCGAAACCTTCGGTGAGCCGGCCGGCGTGATTTACTGGATGTACCGCAAGCTGCTGCTGCGTGCCCGCCGAATCTTGGTGTACGCCGAAGCCGAAGCCGCAGCGCTCACCCGCGTCTTTCATTTGCCGCCCGGCCTCGTGCGCTTTGTGCCCTTCGGAGTCGAGACCGACTTCTTCGCCGCCACGCCGCCGGGTCCCGGTGCGCCGCTGGCTTTCGGACTGGACCACCGCCGCGATTGGCCCGCGCTTTTCGCCGCCGCCGCCGAGTTGGAAACTGAACTGGACGTCGTGACCAATCCGGATCTCGTGCGCGGTTTGGCCGTGCCGCGAAACGTCCGCTTGCACGCTTCGGAACCGGTGGACGCACTGCGCGAGCGTTTGCGCCGCGCGCCCTTTGTCATCTTGCCTGTGCGCGAAAACAATTACAGCGGCGGCACGATCAGCTTGCTGCAATCCATGGCCGCGGGGCGCGCCGTAATCGTTTCGCAAACGCAAGCCATCACCGGCGGCTACGGTCTGCGGGACGACGAAAACTGCCTGCTCGTGCCGCCCGGCGACGTCCCGGCGCTGGCCCGCGCGATGACGCGGCTGAGCCGTGAACCGACAACAGCGGCGCGCCTGGGCGGAGCGGCGGCGCGGCACGTGCGCGAGCATCTCGACATTCAGCAATGGGCCACAACGGTGGAGGAGACATGGCGGGAGGCGTTGGCATGA
- a CDS encoding methyltransferase domain-containing protein, translating to MMRRLADRLGLDLSYYLSGGSLLLVDQAMMMAAGFATTWCFSNYAPKSFYGGWGYIMAIVGTLSLIALPGVSQAIQRSAARGHDGALAVGMRRRMKAGTIASGLLVVVAAVLYLVGKPSLAKGAMVAAVMFPIAYAMDDYRSVLFGKQRFGMYVVVHSGIQCAVATATILAIATQQPFPLILLANMATRGVGNYIGLTAVKRRVLRNEEVDHDFHSFGWNLSLVGIVGGISYHLDRIIVGATLGLTTMAAYELAFRLSEPIRSLGVFLNKLVFPRAVKVSGAAVATRFLMRLGPMVLLLAVAGVAGTVLVDPFMRVVFPKYPETIPLAKWMIWSALISVALIYLETFYLSQERFHRTFYLASLLRPLAIIIMLPFFIVRWGVYGAIWTKLIVRLAESVLLGIKLLYDRGKLRREEAAGRSSQETLGPLETIRCPLCGEPDGELMWRVPDRLHGLPGRFSVVRCPGCGLWRQQPRVTPGAIGAYYPEDYAVYGSERPPATGRGRTFALRERWLRRQLDGRPGPGQAGWGRTLRDLPARLFGLTVAARFNPLAVAGQGRRLLDVGCASGDFLLEMQAHGWRVAGVEFDAAAAERARSRGLEVVTGTFPEAAGQLTGRYHAVTIRHVIEHLPDPMAALRAARELLTPDGVLLVTTPLADGLLPHLAGEYWYPLDQPRHYHLFGRENLAGALRAAGFRVTAVLNVSSTTSWTRSFAYFAADGRWAKAARRLDEKRWVHLLVRPLVRLLDLFGCGDGGVLLAVRDDAPFAGYAPREIREKRVL from the coding sequence ATGATGCGTCGGCTCGCCGATCGCCTGGGGCTCGACCTGTCTTACTATCTGTCGGGCGGCTCGCTGTTGCTGGTCGACCAAGCCATGATGATGGCCGCCGGTTTCGCCACGACATGGTGCTTTTCCAATTACGCCCCGAAGTCCTTTTACGGTGGGTGGGGCTACATCATGGCCATCGTCGGCACGCTGTCGCTGATTGCGCTGCCGGGAGTCAGCCAGGCAATTCAGCGCTCGGCCGCCCGCGGACACGACGGCGCGTTGGCCGTCGGCATGCGCCGCCGCATGAAAGCGGGCACGATCGCTTCCGGTTTGCTGGTCGTGGTCGCCGCTGTTCTTTACCTGGTCGGCAAACCCTCGCTGGCCAAGGGCGCGATGGTCGCCGCGGTCATGTTCCCGATTGCCTACGCGATGGACGACTACCGCAGCGTGTTGTTCGGCAAACAACGATTCGGGATGTACGTGGTCGTGCACAGCGGCATTCAATGCGCGGTGGCCACTGCGACGATTCTGGCGATTGCCACGCAGCAACCGTTTCCGCTGATCCTGCTGGCGAACATGGCGACCCGCGGCGTGGGCAATTACATCGGCCTGACCGCCGTCAAGCGGCGCGTGTTACGCAACGAGGAAGTCGACCACGACTTTCACAGTTTCGGCTGGAACCTGAGCCTGGTCGGCATCGTCGGCGGCATCAGTTACCATCTCGACCGCATCATCGTGGGCGCCACACTCGGTTTGACGACGATGGCCGCCTACGAACTCGCCTTTCGCCTCAGCGAGCCGATCCGTTCGCTGGGTGTGTTTCTGAACAAGCTCGTTTTTCCGCGCGCCGTGAAGGTGTCGGGCGCGGCGGTGGCGACGCGCTTTCTCATGCGACTTGGGCCGATGGTTCTTTTGCTGGCCGTCGCCGGTGTGGCGGGCACGGTGCTGGTCGACCCGTTCATGCGTGTGGTTTTCCCCAAGTATCCGGAAACGATTCCGCTGGCCAAATGGATGATTTGGTCGGCGCTTATCTCTGTCGCGCTCATTTATCTGGAGACCTTCTACCTCAGCCAGGAGCGCTTCCATCGCACGTTCTACCTCGCTAGTTTGCTCCGGCCGCTGGCGATCATCATCATGCTTCCTTTCTTCATCGTTCGCTGGGGTGTGTACGGCGCGATTTGGACCAAGTTGATCGTGCGGCTCGCCGAAAGCGTTCTGCTGGGCATCAAGTTGTTGTACGACCGTGGCAAGTTGCGCCGCGAGGAGGCCGCCGGCCGTTCTTCGCAAGAAACGCTCGGCCCGTTGGAAACGATCCGCTGCCCGCTTTGCGGCGAACCCGACGGCGAGCTCATGTGGCGCGTGCCCGACCGACTGCACGGGCTGCCCGGCCGCTTTTCCGTAGTGCGCTGTCCCGGTTGCGGTCTGTGGCGTCAACAACCGCGCGTCACACCCGGCGCGATCGGCGCGTATTATCCGGAAGACTACGCGGTCTACGGCAGCGAGCGACCGCCCGCCACCGGCCGAGGCCGTACGTTCGCGTTGCGTGAACGGTGGCTGCGGCGACAGCTCGACGGTCGACCTGGGCCCGGTCAGGCCGGCTGGGGCCGCACGTTGCGCGACCTACCGGCGCGGCTCTTTGGGCTGACGGTTGCGGCGCGTTTTAACCCGCTGGCGGTGGCCGGGCAGGGCCGGCGACTGCTCGATGTGGGCTGCGCTTCCGGCGATTTCCTGCTGGAGATGCAAGCGCACGGTTGGCGCGTCGCGGGGGTGGAATTCGACGCCGCCGCGGCCGAGCGGGCGCGGTCTCGCGGTCTGGAAGTGGTGACCGGCACCTTCCCCGAGGCGGCCGGACAACTGACCGGGCGTTATCACGCGGTGACCATCCGTCACGTGATCGAACATTTGCCCGACCCGATGGCGGCGCTGCGTGCGGCGCGCGAACTGTTGACGCCGGACGGCGTTCTGCTGGTGACCACGCCGTTGGCCGACGGATTGTTACCGCACCTGGCCGGCGAATATTGGTATCCGCTCGACCAACCGCGCCACTACCACTTGTTCGGACGCGAGAATTTGGCCGGTGCGTTGCGGGCCGCCGGTTTTCGCGTCACGGCTGTCTTGAATGTTTCGAGCACGACATCGTGGACGCGAAGCTTCGCCTACTTCGCCGCCGACGGGCGGTGGGCCAAAGCGGCGCGGCGGTTGGACGAAAAGCGTTGGGTCCACTTGCTTGTCCGGCCGCTGGTGCGTTTACTGGATTTATTCGGATGCGGTGACGGCGGCGTTTTGCTGGCCGTACGTGACGACGCCCCCTTTGCGGGCTATGCGCCGCGCGAAATACGTGAGAAACGGGTGTTATGA